A genomic region of Fusarium falciforme chromosome 4, complete sequence contains the following coding sequences:
- a CDS encoding Aminotran-1-2 domain-containing protein: protein MSFGGRKFSINRHTGAPKTLARRFSMGEPSTNEFQSKVHRQFRNAHEGHMPHAGLDASRSSTGVIWCTERASEYGYLEEPELWANLGQGAPEVEDDIQGCFPRPESINISMAGREYGPTAGIKPLREAVAKLYNHMHRQGKDSQYTWENVAIVPGGRAGLIRIAAVLGNSYLSFFLPDYTAYNEMLSLFKNFASIPVPLSEEDGYHIHPDKIAEEIARGTSVILTSNPRNPTGRVVANPELAEIQDICRGRATFISDEFYSGYNYTSNCDGTTISAAENIEDVDEDDVLIIDGLTKRFRLPGWRIAWILGPKEYINAIGSCGSYLDGGASHPFQEAAIPMLEPEVVQNEMVHLQAHFRDKRDYVVRRLREMGFVIKYVPDSTFYLWLNLEGLPESIADGLNFFQACLEEKVIVVPGIFFDLNPSRRRDLFDSPCHHFVRLSYGPRMDVLKMGMDAIERVVHKHRKST, encoded by the exons ATGTCTTTCGGTGGTCGCAAGTTCTCCATTAACCGCCATACTGGCGCTCCCAAGACCCTCGCTCGTCGCTTTAGCATGGGCGAGCCGTCGACAAACG AGTTCCAGTCCAAGGTTCATCGTCAGTTCCGTAATGCCCACGAGGGTCACATGCCCCATGCCGGCCTCGACGCTAGCCGATCATCCACCGGTGTCATCTGGTGCACAGAGCGAGCCTCCGAGTATGGCTACCTCGAGGAGCCTGAGCTCTGGGCCAACCTCGGTCAGGGTGCCCCTGAGGTCGAGGATGACATCCAGGGCTGCTTCCCCCGACCCGAGtccatcaacatctccaTGGCCGGCCGAGAGTACGGTCCCACAGCGGGTATCAAGCCCCTGAGAGAAGCTGTCGCCAAGCTCTACAACCACATGCACCGTCAGGGCAAGGACAGTCAGTACACCTGGGAGAACGTCGCCATCGTTCCCGGTGGCCGTGCTGGTCTCATCCGAATTGCCGCTGTCCTCGGAAACTCGTacctttccttcttcttgcccgaCTACACGGCCTACAATGAGATGCTGAGTCTCTTCAAGAAC TTCGCTTCCATCCCTGTCCCTCTGTCTGAAGAGGATGGATATCATATCCACCCCGATAAGATCGCTGAGGAAATTGCCCGTGGTACCTCGGTCATCCTGACCTCCAACCCTCGCAACCCTACCGGCCGTGTCGTTGCCAACCCCGAGCTTGCCGAGATTCAGGACATTTGCCGTGGCCGTGCCACCTTCATCAGCGACGAGTTCTACTCGGGTTACAACTACACCAGCAACTGTGATGGTACCACCATCTCTGCTGCCGAGAACATTGAGGAtgtcgatgaggacgatgTTCTCATCATTGATGGTCTCACCAAGCGCTTCCGACTTCCCGGATGGCGAATTGCCTGGATCCTGGGTCCCAAGG AGTACATCAACGC CATCGGCTCCTGCGGTAGCTACCTCGATGGTGGTGCCAGCCACCCCTTCCAGGAGGCGGCCATTCCCATGCTCGAGCCCGAGGTGGTGCAGAACGAGATGGTTCACCTCCAGGCTCACTTCCGA GACAAGCGTGACTACGTTGTGCGACGCCTCCGCGAGATGGGTTTCGTCATCAAGTACGTGCCCGACTCGACCTTTTACCT CTGGCTTAACCTGGAGGGTCTCCCCGAGTCGATTGCGGACGGCCTCAACTTCTTCCAGGCCTGtctggaggagaaggtgaTTGTGGTTCCTGGTATCTTCTTCGACCTGAACCCCTCGCGCCGCCGTGACCTGTTTGACAGCCCTTGCCACCACTTTGTGCGTCTGTCGTATGGTCCTAGAATGGACGTGCTCAAGATGGGCATGGATGCTATTGAGCGTGTTGTCCACAA GCACCGCAAGTCTACTTAG
- a CDS encoding BZIP domain-containing protein: protein MSNYNGRRGPNVSQYLRDLNAINRQETSNDEPFNMEEDLALFTNTQFFDFETGQNTDYQAHPVKTDMEAPPSTSPSDGMTPAPSVVGDLSNFDFIQGEFSFPEFTSAYPSTPLNGFADGAQNFQAMQPNPSSAYQPVPQQQQQQPAHYGQQPAPQSAEKRKSESGPGAGRSLSFEEASRQAAEEDKRRRNTAASARFRIKKKQREQALEKSAKEMSEKVTSLESKVQQLEMENKWLKNLLVEKNEGNDEIVTLWKEFAASKTGGDKNKPESKSDSPVKEETR, encoded by the exons ATGTCCAACTACAACGGCCGCCGCGGCCCCAATGTGTCGCAGTATCTTCGCGACCTCAATGCCATCAACCGCCAGGAGACTTCCAACGACGAGCCCTTCAACATGGAGGAGGACCTTGCTCTGTTCACCAACACCCAGTTCTTCGACTTTGAGACTGGCCAGAACACCGACTACCAGGCCCATCCCGTCAAGACTGACATGGAGGCTCCCCCGAGCACTTCGCCTTCCGACGGCATGACCCCGGCTCCCTCTGTCGTGGGCGACCTCTCCAACTTTGATTTCATCCAGG GTGAATTTAGCTTCCCCGAGTTTACCAGCGCCTATCCGTCGACCCCCTTGAACGGCTTCGCGGATGGTGCTCAGAACTTCCAGGCCATGCAGCCCAACCCTTCTTCCGCCTATCAGCCCGtcccccagcagcagcagcaacagcctgcCCACTATGGCCAGCAACCCGCCCCCCAGTCCGCTGAGAAGCGCAAGTCTGAGAGTGGCCCCGGCGCGGGCCGCTCCCTGAGCTTTGAGGAAGCCTCCCGCCaggctgccgaggaggacaagcGGAGGCGCAACACGGCCGCCAGCGCCCGCTTccgcatcaagaagaagcagcgcGAGCAAGCCCTCGAGAAGTCGGCCAAGGAGATGTCGGAGAAGGTCACCTCCCTCGAGAGCAAGGTGCAGCagctcgagatggagaacAAGTGGCTCAAGaacctcctcgtcgagaagaACGAGGGCAACGACGAGATCGTCACCCTGTGGAAGGAGTTTGCCGCCTCCAAGACTGGCGGCGACAAGAACAAGCCCGAGTCAAAATCCGACTCCcccgtcaaggaggagacAAGGTAA
- a CDS encoding Ceramide very long chain fatty acid hydroxylase, giving the protein MPSRTLPTFTRAEVEAHNSKTSCYVSIGNKVYDVTDFADDHPGGADLVLDYAGRDIEDILKDPDSHEHSEAAYDVLDDSLVGFLISEKSANGHANGQANGNANGNGAAKVANGDATTNGEPYVHPRTGMSCAEDLSKDTDVDSDYKRHKFLDLSRPLFPQIWFGGFSKEFYLDQVHRPRHYKGGESAPLFGNFLEPLSKTPWWVIPTVWGPCVVYAVYMASQGYDNQLYTAGYFAFGFWFWSIIEYVLHRFLFHLDYYLPDNRVGITLHFLLHGIHHYLPMDKYRLVMPPTLFVVLAYPFWHFAHAVFAYSWHAATGAFAGGLFGYICYDLTHYFLHHQNLPLWYKELKKYHLAHHFLDYELGFGVTSKFWDSIFGTELIYNVKKTN; this is encoded by the exons ATGCCGTCGCGAACCCTTCCAACCTTCACCCGTGCCGAGGTCGAAGCACACAACTCCAAGACTTCCTGCTACGTCTCCATTGGCAACAAGGTCTACGATGTGACCGATTTCGCCGATGATCACCCCGGCGGCGCTGATCTTGTCCTCGACTACGCCGGCCGCGATATCGAAGACATCCTCAAGGATCCTGATTCCCACGAGCACTCCGAAGCCGCATACGACGTCCTCGATGACTCTCTGGTCGGCTTCCTCATTTCCGAAAAGTCCGCCAATGGTCATGCTAATGGCCAAGCCAATGGAAATGCCAACGGCAATGGAGCTGCCAAGGTGGCCAACGGCGATGCCACTACCAACGGCGAGCCTTACGTCCACCCTCGAACCGGAATGTCCTGCGCCGAGGACTTGAGCAAGGATACAGATGTCGACAGCGATTACAAGAGGCACAAGTTTCTTGATCTGAGCAGGCCCCTCTTCCCTCAGATCTGGTTCGGTGGCTTCTCCAAGGAGTTCTACCTTGACCAGGTTCATCGCCCTCGCCACTACAAGGGCGGCGAGTCTGCGCCTCTGTTCGGAAACTTCCTCGAGCCTCTCTCCAAGACCCCATGGTGGGTGATTCCCACCGTCTGGGGACCTTGCGTCGTGTATGCTGTCTACATGGCTTCCCAGGGCTATGACAACCAGCTCTACACTGCTGGGTACTTTGCGTTTGGATTCTGGTTCTGGTCTATTATCGAATACGTCCTGCACCGATTCCTATTCCACCTTGACTA CTATCTGCCCGACAACCGTGTAGGCATTACGCTGCACTTCTTGCTTCATGGCATTCATCACTATCTCCCCATGGACAAGTATCGCCTCGTCATGCCTCCCACGCTCTTTGTGGTCTTGGCTTACCCTTTCTGGCATTTTGCACATGCCGTCTTTGCGTACAGCTGGCATGCTGCTACCGGAGCCTTTGCCGGTGGTCTCTTTGGCTACATCTGCTACGATTTGACGCACTACTTCCTTCACCACCAGAACCTGCCTCTTTGGTACAAGGAACTCAAGAAGTACCATCTTGCTCATCACTTCCTCGACTACGAACTCGGTTTCGGCGTCACGAGCAAGTTCTGGGACTCCATTTTTGGCACTGAGCTCATCTACAACGTCAAAAAGACAAACTAA
- a CDS encoding VWFA domain-containing protein, which yields MPFLHSPSTPPTMFSRIKDKFSSKRSHCASPQDQNMAPFNSNNPFSDDFNDAPPAYSPVDESRARSRKPTHLNVGAGRRGASPSPSLASITSAEDKYAFLSTFDTIFVIDDSGSMSGRSWRETRDALAAITPICTAHDPDGIDVYFLNHRSNSSGSEGQAPGGYYNIRDVHQVERLFSSVRPTGATPTGNRLQSILKPYIASLSRRPDSMDTTKPVNVIVITDGAASDDPEAIIVHNAKKLDSLEAPPHQVGIQFFQVGNEYGAAAALRQLDDDLESQGIRDMVDTATWSTNGLKADGILKVVLGAVVRRLDRQSIRNSVDSRRR from the exons ATGCCCTTCCTCCAttctccatcaacaccaccaaccaTGTTCAGCCGCATCAAGGACAAGTTCTCCAGCAAGCGAAGCCACTGCGCATCCCCACAGGATCAGAACATGGCTCCTTTCAACTCAAACAATCCATTCTCTGACGACT TCAACGACGCGCCTCCCGCTTACTCCCCTGTGGATGAAAGCAGAGCTAGGTCTAGAAAGCCTACGCATCTCAACGTCGGGGCCGGTCGTCGCGGTGCTTCGCCATCTCCCAGCCTTGCCAGTATCACCAGTGCCGAGGACAAGTATGCCTTCCTCTCCACTTTCGACACCATCTTTGTCATTGATGACTCTGGCTCCATGTCCGGCCGCTCGTGGCGAGAGACTCGTGATGCCCTCGCCGCCATCACACCAATCTGCACAGCCCACGACCCAGATGGAATCGACGTCTACTTTCTGAACCACCGCTCCAACAGCTCCGGATCAGAGGGCCAGGCTCCCGGCGGATACTACAACATCCGTGACGTTCACCAGGTAGAGCGCCTTTTCAGCTCCGTCCGCCCAACAGGCGCCACCCCCACGGGAAACCGTCTGCAGAGCATCCTCAAGCCATACATCGCCAGCCTTTCCCGTCGACCTGACAGCATGGACACGACCAAGCCGGTTAATGTCATCGTCATTACCGACGGAGCTGCTTCAGATGACCCCGAGGCCATCATCGTGCACAACGCCAAGAAGCTTGACAGCCTTGAGGCACCTCCTCACCAGGTGGGCATCCAGTTCTTCCAGGTCGGCAACGAGTACggtgctgccgccgctcTGCGACAGCTGGACGATGATCTTGAGAGTCAGGGTATTCGCGACATGGTCGACACGGCCACCTGGAGCACCAACGGCTTGAAGGCCGATGGCATCCTCAAGGTCGTTCTCGGCGCCGTCGTGCGACGCCTGGATCGCCAGTCCATCCGCAACTCTGTGGACAGTCGTCGCCGCTGA